One Bombus fervidus isolate BK054 chromosome 5, iyBomFerv1, whole genome shotgun sequence DNA window includes the following coding sequences:
- the Lsd-2 gene encoding lipid storage droplet-2 has translation MEAESSKHICKIQAVNRARKIPSVNYLWDKSTAVYGRVKDTNVFVHWAFNTMENIVNTMVEKSLPVAKLIEKPICTLDKTLCQGIDYVEVKLPIIKEEPKQIINRTKSLVSERLRPAVKTFTDLKKGTKHRVKVIKLHTYYKVHYLRMYSWQQADRVMSTETGISILKTVDSTTDFVELILDKYLPIPSDDFHNNETEKLCSEDAKLHHTVGRLSEFISCTSKRIYFALMELQHIYRMEIRLLISDIICILLLFKYILHGV, from the exons atgGAAGCTGAATCATCAAAACACATATGTAAAATACAAGCTGTTAATCGCGCCCGTAAAATACCAagtgtaaattatttatgggATAAATCTACAGCAGTATATGGTCGTGTTAAAGATACAAATGTATTTGTACATTGGGCATTTAACACTATGGAGAACATAGTTAATACCATGGTTGAAAAGTCATTGCCAGTTgctaaattaatagaaaagcCTATTTGTACACTTGATAAGACATTATGTCAAGGAATTGATTATGTAGAAGTAAAATTACCcataataaaagaagaacCAAAGCag ataATAAACCGGACTAAGTCTCTTGTATCAGAACGTCTTAGACCAGCTGTTAAAACATTCACAGATTTAAAGAAGGGAACCAAGCATAGAGTTAAAGTTATAAAGTTACACACTTATTACAAAGTTCATTATTTAAGAATGTATAGTTGGCAGCAGGCAGATAGAGTTATGTCAACTGAAACAGGaattagtattttaaaaaCTGTTGACAGTACCACTGATTTCGTTGAATTAATATTGGATAAATACTTACCTATTCCTTCTGATGATTTTCACAATAATGAAACTG AAAAGTTATGCAGTGAAGATGCCAAACTTCATCACACTGTTGGGAGATTAAGtgaatttatttcttgtaCTTCAAAACGTATTTACTTTGCTTTAATGGAATTGCAACATATTTATAGAATGGAAATTCGTTTGTTGATATCagatattatatgtatactcttattattcaaatacatACTGCATGgtgtgtaa